From the genome of Romeriopsis navalis LEGE 11480, one region includes:
- a CDS encoding peroxiredoxin gives MAECLRVGQAAPDFTATAVVDQEFKTINLSDYRGKYVVLFFYPLDFTFVCPTEITAFSDRYSEFSALNTEVLGVSVDSEFSHLAWIQTDRKSGGVGDLDYPLVSDIKKTISEAYNVLDPDAGVALRGLFIIDKEGIVQHATVNNLAVGRSVDETLRTLQAFQYTQSHPDEVCPAGWTPGAKTMNPDPVKSKEFFAAV, from the coding sequence ATGGCTGAGTGCCTCCGAGTTGGTCAAGCTGCCCCAGACTTCACTGCTACAGCAGTTGTCGACCAAGAGTTCAAGACAATCAATCTGTCTGACTATCGCGGTAAGTACGTCGTATTGTTTTTCTATCCTTTAGACTTTACGTTTGTCTGCCCGACTGAGATTACTGCATTTAGCGATCGCTACTCTGAGTTCAGCGCCTTGAATACTGAAGTCCTCGGCGTTTCCGTCGATAGCGAATTCTCGCACCTCGCTTGGATTCAGACTGATCGTAAGTCTGGTGGTGTGGGCGATCTCGACTATCCGTTGGTTTCGGACATCAAGAAGACCATCAGCGAAGCCTATAACGTCCTTGACCCGGATGCTGGTGTGGCATTGCGCGGCCTGTTTATCATCGACAAAGAAGGCATTGTGCAGCACGCAACTGTGAATAACCTAGCTGTGGGCCGTAGTGTTGATGAGACGCTACGCACATTGCAGGCGTTCCAATATACGCAGTCCCATCCGGATGAAGTTTGTCCTGCTGGCTGGACTCCGGGTGCCAAGACAATGAATCCTGATCCAGTTAAGTCGAAGGAATTCTTCGCAGCTGTTTAA
- the ppc gene encoding phosphoenolpyruvate carboxylase, whose protein sequence is MTSVRPSSDENALGQAAIQLSDRAHTAYDSGENGTVETAENDHNFPLRHRLKLVESLWESVLLQECGQELVDLLNQLLSLCSPEGQVARTGESQALKLVEELELNEAIRAARAFALYFQLINIIEQHYEQRDQQRQYRAAPSPEAPSTKRYWAENPSETLYSHNSVEADAVDKSAVRTPTKQLGVGTFPWLFPRLKELNVPPQQIQALLDQLEVWLVFTAHPTEIVRHTIRDKQRRIAKILRQLDQLDERAPGMGAMAEREGKLLYDRITEEIRLWWRTDELHQFKPTVLDEVDYTLHYFNEVLFDAMPQLYERLNQSLQISFPDLKIPHYNFCRFGSWVGSDRDGNPSVTPQITWQTACYQRGMVLEKYIQSVKKLTDLLSLSLHWSDVSSDLLESLEQDQVRLPNIYEKLAIRYRQEPYRLKLAYIQQRLENTRDRNDQIAQGDCLRQEIPEYDSATVYHTREGFLTELRLIQRNLQETGLACSDLEHLICQVEIFGFTLTHLDIRQESTRHSDTMNEITEYLQILPQSYDESSEADRVEWLVNELKTRRPLVPRELPFSEKTQETIDTFRMLRELHKEFGPDICKSYVISMSHDVSDLLEVLLLAKEAGIYDPITGSSTVQVVPLFETVEDLKKAPAVMTALFNLPFYKSVLETQPVALQEVMLGYSDSNKDSGFLSSNWEIHKAQQALQKIAEQSGVELRIFHGRGGSVGRGGGPAYEAILAQPGQTLQGRIKITEQGEVLASKYSLTELALYNLETATSAVVQGSLLGTKFDAIQPWQEIMEEIATQSREHYRKLVYEQPDFIDFFHQVTPVEEISQLQISSRPARRGGKKDLGSLRAIPWVFSWTQSRFLLPAWYGVGSALKHFLDERPDHLKLLSYFYFKWPFFRMVISKVEMTLAKVDLQLAGHYVQQLTNPEDRERLQPVYEQIVQEYHLTREVILTITGHTKLLDGDPDLQRSVQLRNGTIVPLGFLQVSLLQRLRQHKTAVGALRSRYSKGELLRGALLTINGIAAGMRNTG, encoded by the coding sequence ATGACATCCGTACGACCTTCCTCTGACGAAAACGCCTTGGGGCAAGCTGCGATACAACTGAGCGATCGCGCCCATACCGCCTATGACTCGGGGGAGAACGGAACAGTGGAAACCGCCGAAAACGACCATAATTTCCCGCTGCGCCACCGCCTCAAACTCGTCGAATCCCTATGGGAGTCCGTCCTGCTCCAGGAATGTGGCCAGGAACTTGTCGACTTACTCAACCAACTCCTATCGCTATGCTCCCCCGAAGGCCAAGTCGCCCGCACCGGTGAATCCCAAGCCTTAAAACTCGTGGAAGAGTTGGAATTAAACGAGGCGATTCGCGCCGCCCGCGCTTTTGCGCTTTACTTCCAATTGATCAACATTATTGAGCAGCATTACGAACAGCGTGATCAACAACGGCAGTATCGGGCCGCTCCAAGTCCAGAAGCACCTTCCACCAAACGCTACTGGGCCGAAAATCCGAGTGAAACGCTCTATTCCCACAACAGCGTCGAAGCCGATGCCGTTGACAAATCCGCAGTGCGCACACCCACAAAACAACTCGGCGTCGGCACTTTCCCTTGGCTATTTCCACGGCTGAAAGAACTGAATGTGCCACCCCAACAAATTCAAGCACTGCTTGATCAATTAGAAGTTTGGCTCGTATTTACAGCCCATCCCACGGAAATTGTCCGGCATACCATCCGTGACAAGCAACGTCGGATCGCCAAGATCCTGCGCCAGCTTGATCAACTCGATGAACGGGCACCCGGCATGGGAGCAATGGCAGAGCGTGAAGGGAAGTTACTTTACGATCGAATTACTGAAGAGATTCGGCTTTGGTGGCGCACCGATGAGCTACATCAGTTTAAGCCGACCGTATTAGACGAAGTCGACTACACCTTGCACTACTTCAATGAGGTGCTGTTTGATGCGATGCCACAGCTCTATGAACGGCTGAACCAGTCGCTCCAGATTTCCTTCCCGGATCTGAAAATTCCGCATTACAACTTCTGCCGGTTTGGCTCCTGGGTCGGCTCCGATCGCGATGGCAACCCCTCCGTCACGCCTCAGATCACTTGGCAAACCGCATGCTACCAACGTGGCATGGTGCTGGAAAAGTATATTCAATCTGTCAAAAAGCTCACTGATTTACTGAGCCTATCGCTCCACTGGAGTGATGTTTCGTCTGACTTGCTCGAATCACTCGAGCAAGATCAGGTGCGGCTGCCAAACATCTACGAAAAGCTCGCAATTCGGTATCGCCAAGAACCCTACCGCCTGAAATTAGCTTATATTCAACAACGGCTTGAAAATACCCGCGACCGCAACGACCAGATTGCGCAAGGCGATTGTCTCCGCCAGGAAATTCCCGAATATGATAGTGCAACGGTGTATCACACACGCGAAGGTTTCCTGACTGAGTTACGCCTGATTCAGCGCAATCTCCAAGAAACCGGGCTTGCTTGCAGCGATTTAGAGCATCTAATTTGCCAAGTGGAAATCTTCGGATTTACCTTAACCCACTTGGACATTCGCCAAGAAAGTACGCGGCACTCGGACACCATGAATGAAATCACCGAGTATCTGCAAATCCTGCCCCAGTCCTACGACGAATCGAGCGAAGCCGATCGGGTTGAGTGGCTCGTAAATGAGCTCAAAACTCGCCGACCATTAGTCCCACGGGAGCTGCCGTTCTCAGAAAAAACCCAGGAAACGATCGACACGTTCCGGATGCTGCGCGAGCTGCATAAAGAGTTTGGCCCAGACATTTGCAAAAGCTACGTCATTAGCATGAGTCACGATGTCAGTGATTTGCTCGAAGTGTTGCTGCTGGCCAAAGAAGCGGGAATTTATGATCCCATTACCGGTAGCAGCACCGTACAAGTTGTGCCCCTCTTTGAAACCGTCGAGGACTTGAAAAAAGCACCGGCGGTGATGACAGCGCTATTCAACTTGCCGTTCTACAAATCGGTATTGGAGACACAACCAGTAGCCTTACAAGAAGTGATGCTGGGCTACTCCGATAGCAATAAAGATTCAGGCTTCCTCAGTAGCAACTGGGAAATCCATAAAGCCCAACAAGCACTGCAAAAAATTGCCGAACAATCCGGCGTTGAACTCCGAATATTCCACGGTCGTGGCGGTTCGGTCGGTCGTGGCGGTGGCCCCGCTTATGAAGCGATTTTGGCGCAGCCAGGGCAAACATTACAAGGACGCATCAAGATCACAGAACAAGGCGAAGTCCTCGCATCAAAATATTCGCTCACCGAGTTAGCACTGTATAACTTAGAAACCGCAACCAGTGCCGTTGTCCAAGGCAGCTTGCTGGGCACGAAATTTGACGCAATTCAACCATGGCAAGAGATCATGGAAGAAATTGCGACCCAATCGCGCGAACACTATCGCAAATTGGTCTACGAGCAGCCGGACTTTATCGACTTCTTCCACCAAGTCACCCCAGTCGAAGAAATTAGTCAATTACAAATCAGTTCACGACCCGCCCGGCGGGGTGGCAAAAAAGACCTCGGGAGTCTACGCGCTATTCCTTGGGTTTTCAGTTGGACTCAGAGTCGCTTCCTGCTGCCCGCTTGGTACGGCGTCGGATCGGCGCTCAAGCACTTCCTTGATGAACGCCCTGATCATTTGAAACTGCTCAGCTATTTTTACTTCAAGTGGCCATTCTTCCGCATGGTCATTTCTAAAGTCGAAATGACCTTAGCCAAAGTGGATTTGCAGCTAGCCGGACATTACGTTCAACAACTCACCAATCCTGAGGATCGCGAACGTCTACAACCCGTCTACGAGCAAATCGTGCAGGAATATCACCTGACGCGGGAGGTGATCCTCACCATCACTGGCCATACCAAGCTACTCGACGGCGATCCTGACCTTCAGCGATCGGTACAACTGCGCAACGGCACGATCGTCCCCCTCGGCTTCCTCCAAGTCTCACTGCTACAGCGGCTGCGCCAGCATAAAACTGCCGTGGGAGCCCTGCGATCGCGCTACAGCAAAGGCGAACTACTGCGTGGCGCTTTACTTACGATTAATGGTATTGCCGCCGGTATGCGCAATACTGGCTAA
- a CDS encoding GspE/PulE family protein — MPQLSMQQRLKRRELSVETALKRLVDADQTLHLAQLDSDLNTLFFRWLRDLPNMPPIVPLLLWQNCYYVGSPVAVEASVLQLMRDRLDAQVQIVEISPSSYRNWFRLKNLDMSRIAIGDQANPLTGELEQEDITQTTELYLAQTDNQIERLKAIIASALRNRASDIHLEPTPEGLKVRYRIDGIMRHITTLPAEISRKVIVSLKVMCEMDIADSRRPQDGRISERYVSADEEEAGLDLRVSTLPCVSGIKGEAGEKAVLRLLRQQNTFKTIDDLGFSPTILPMFKKWMEQPQGMVILTGPTGSGKTSTLYTSLQEIATDEVNIITVEDPVEYVLQGITQTQVHELAGMTFAAGLRSILRQDPDIVMLGEIRDHETAETAVRAALTGHLVLTTLHTNDAVGVIPRLKDIGPDPGLISDALLGVVAQRLLRRVCPHCSEVHIPTAVELDLLGITEVQAKQGKWRKGKGCNRCFGTGYLGREAVMEVLNIDDDMRQAIYEGTIMQVRQSAHVDNFFSFRDAAIEKVLLGLTTVEEVKRVLPYSALCHRPVSATKKLAIAV; from the coding sequence ATGCCGCAATTGTCTATGCAGCAGAGGCTCAAGCGTCGTGAGCTATCAGTCGAAACTGCCCTAAAACGCTTAGTGGATGCGGATCAAACATTACATCTGGCGCAGCTTGATAGTGACTTAAATACCCTGTTTTTCCGGTGGTTACGGGATTTGCCGAACATGCCACCGATCGTCCCTTTGCTGTTGTGGCAAAACTGCTACTACGTGGGTTCGCCGGTTGCGGTGGAAGCGTCAGTCTTACAGTTAATGCGTGATCGTTTAGATGCCCAGGTGCAAATTGTCGAAATTAGTCCCAGTAGCTACCGTAATTGGTTCCGACTGAAAAATCTGGACATGAGCCGCATTGCCATTGGGGATCAGGCGAATCCGTTAACTGGGGAACTCGAGCAGGAAGATATTACCCAGACTACAGAGTTATACCTGGCCCAAACTGATAACCAAATTGAACGACTGAAGGCGATTATTGCGAGTGCCTTACGCAACCGTGCCAGTGATATTCATTTAGAGCCGACACCGGAAGGGTTGAAGGTCCGCTATCGCATTGATGGCATTATGCGCCATATCACGACGCTGCCCGCGGAAATCAGCCGCAAGGTGATTGTGTCATTGAAGGTGATGTGTGAGATGGATATTGCGGATAGTCGGCGGCCGCAGGATGGTCGGATTAGTGAGCGCTATGTATCTGCAGATGAAGAGGAAGCAGGATTAGATCTGCGGGTGAGTACGTTGCCCTGTGTCAGTGGAATTAAAGGCGAAGCCGGCGAAAAAGCGGTTTTGCGACTCTTGCGGCAGCAGAATACGTTTAAGACGATCGATGATCTGGGCTTTTCGCCGACAATTTTGCCGATGTTCAAAAAGTGGATGGAGCAGCCCCAGGGAATGGTGATTTTGACCGGACCAACGGGCTCGGGTAAGACCAGTACGCTCTATACGAGTTTGCAAGAAATTGCGACGGATGAAGTGAATATCATTACGGTTGAAGATCCGGTGGAGTACGTGTTGCAAGGGATTACCCAGACGCAAGTGCATGAGTTGGCGGGGATGACCTTTGCGGCGGGTCTCCGCTCGATTCTGCGGCAAGATCCGGATATTGTGATGTTGGGTGAAATCCGTGACCATGAAACGGCAGAAACGGCTGTACGGGCCGCTTTGACCGGACATTTGGTGCTCACGACCTTGCATACAAATGATGCCGTGGGTGTAATTCCCCGGTTGAAAGATATTGGACCTGATCCTGGTTTGATTAGTGACGCCTTATTAGGGGTGGTGGCCCAACGACTGCTGCGCCGGGTTTGCCCGCATTGCAGTGAAGTGCATATACCGACGGCAGTGGAGTTAGACTTGCTTGGGATTACCGAGGTGCAAGCGAAACAAGGGAAGTGGCGGAAAGGCAAAGGCTGTAACCGCTGTTTTGGTACGGGTTATTTAGGCCGTGAGGCGGTGATGGAGGTGTTGAATATCGATGACGATATGCGCCAGGCGATCTATGAAGGCACAATTATGCAAGTCCGCCAAAGTGCCCATGTCGATAACTTCTTCTCTT